The DNA window GCGGTCGGACAGTGCGGCGTCGACGACCGCGGCGTTGCCCGCGTTGGCCACCACGAGGAATTTCTCCTCGGCGAGCCGGTAGACCACGAGGTCGTCGAGCACGTCGCCGTCGGCGTCGCAGATCATCGTGTAGCGCGCCCTGCCGACCTTGACGCCGGAGAGGTTGCCGACGAACGCGTAGTCGAGCATGGCCGCGGCCTGCGGCCCGGTCACCTCGATCTCGGCCATGTGGGACAGGTCGAACAGCCCGGCCGCTTCGCGGACCGCGCGGTGCTCGGCCAGCTCGCTGGAGTACCGCACCGGCATCTTCCAGCCCGCGAAGTCGGTGAACAGCGCGCCGAGTCCACTGTGGACGTCGTTGAGGGGGGACAATTTCGTCATCGGGGTTTCCGCTCCGGTCAGTTCTCGTAGGCGTTCAGCGGCGGGCAGGAGCAGACCAGGTTCCGGTCGCCGTGCGCGCCGTCGATCCGCCGGACCGGTGGCCAGTACTTCGCCTTCGGCGAGACCCCGGCCGGGTAGACCGCGAGCATCCGGTCGTAGGGCAGGTCCCAGTCACCGGCAATGGCCTGCGCGGTGTGCGGGGCGCCCCGCAGCGGGCTCTTCGCCAGCTCCCACTCCCCCGCGGCGACGGCGTCGATCTCGTGCCGGATCGCGATCATGGCGTCGCAGAACCGGTCGATCTCGGCCACGTCCTCGCTCTCGGTCGGCTCGACCATCAGCGTGCCCGCCACCGGGAAGGACATCGTCGGGGCGTGGAAGCCGTAGTCGATCAGGCGCTTGGCCACGTCGTCGACGGTCACGCCGGTTTCCTTGGTGAGCGCGCGCAGGTCCAGGATGCACTCGTGCGCGACGAGGCCGCCGCGGCCGGTGTAGAGCACCGGGTAGTGCGGGCCGAGGCGCGAGGCGACGTAGTTCGCCGCGAGCACCGCGACCTTGGTGGCGTCGGTCAGGCCGCGCGCCCCCATCATCCGCACGTAGGCCCACGAGATCGGCAGGATCGACGCCGATCCGTACGGGGCGCCGGAAATCGGCCCGACCCCGGTTTCCGGCCCGGCGCCCGCGAGCATCGGGTGGTTCGGCAGGTACGGCGCGAGGTGCGCGCGCACCGCGACCGGGCCGACACCCGGCCCGCCGCCGCCGTGCGGGATGCAGAACGTCTTGTGCAGGTTCAGGTGGGACACGTCGCCGCCGAACTCGCCCGGTTTCGCCAGGCCCAGCAACGCGTTCAGGTTCGCACCGTCCACATAGACCTGTCCGCCCGCCTCGTGCACGATGCGCGAGATCTCGCTGATGTCGTTCTCGTAGACGCCGTGCGTGGACGGGTAGGTGACCATGATCGCGGAGACGGTGTCGCGGTGTTTGTCCACTTTGGCCTTGAGGTCGTCGAGGTCGACGTCCCCGTCACCGGTGCAGGCCACCACGACCACGCGCATCCCGGCCAGCACCGCGGACGCGGCGTTCGTGCCGTGCGCCGAGGACGGGATCAGGCACACGTCGCGCTCGGGCTGGCCGTTCGCCTTGTGGTAGGCGCTGATCGCGAGCAGCCCCGCGAACTCGCCCTGGCTGCCCGCGTTCGGCTGCAGCGAAACCTTGTCGTAGCCGGTGACCTCGGCAAGCCACCCGGCCAGTTGCTCGACCAGTTCGTGGTAGCCCTCGGCGTCCTCGGCGGGCGCGAACGGGTGGATCCCGGCGAACTCGGGCCAGCTGATCGGCTCCATCTCGGTGGTGGCGTTGAGCTTCATGGTGCACGAGCCGAGCGGGATCATGCCCCGGTCGAGCGCGTAGTCCTGATCGGACAGTCGTCGCAGGTAGCGCAGCATCGCGGTCTCGGACCGGTGGCTGTGGAACACCTCGTGGGTCAGGTAGCCGCTTTCGCGCACGATGCTCGACGGCAGCGCACTGCCCTCGGCCTTCGCGTGGGCTTCCAGCTCGAACGCCACCAGCACGCGGTGCAGGGTGTCCACTGTGGTCACTTCGTCGCAGGCGACGCGCACGTGGTCGGCGTCGGCGAGGCCGAGGTTGACGCCGAGCCTGCGCGCGTCGGCGACGACCCGCGCCGCCTTGCCGGGCACCCTGGCGAGCACGGTGTCGAAGAACGACTCGTGCACGACCTCGACCCCACCGTCGCGCAGTGCCGCGGCGAGGCCGGTGGCGTGCTCGTGCACGCGGGTCGCGATCGCCTTCAGGCCGTCGGGACCGTGGTAGACGGCGTACATCGCGGCGAGCACCGCGGGCAGCACCTGCGCGGTGCAGATGTTCGAAGTCGCCTTCTCGCGGCGGATGTGCTGCTCGCGGGTCTGCAGCGCGAGGCGGTAGGCGGGCACGCCGTCGGCGTCCACGGAGACCCCGACGAGCCTGCCAGGCAGCGAACGTTCCAGTCCTGATCGGACGGACAGGTACCCGGCGTGCGGGCCGCCGTAGCCGAGCGGCACGCCGAAGCGCTGCGTCACGCCCGCGGCGATGTCGGCGCCGAACTCGCCCGGCGCGGTGACCATGGTGAGCGCCAGCAGGTCCGCCGCGACCGTGTACAGCGCGCCCGCGGCCTTCGCCAGCTCGGAGATCCCCTGGTAGAACCCGTGCCCGCGCAGCACGCCGGACGCGCCGGGGTACTGCACCACGACGCCGAAGAACTCGTCGGGCAGGCCGGTCAGCAGGTCCCTGACTTCCACCTCGATGCCGACGGCCTCGGCGCGCGTGCGCACCACCGCGATGGTCTGCGGCAGGCACTCGGCGTCCAGCACGACCTTCGACGACTTCGCCTTCGACGCGCGGCGCATCAGCAGCACGGCCTCGGCGACCGCGGTCGGCTCGTCGAGCAGCGACGCGTTCGCGGTGGTCAGCCCGGTCAGGTCGGCGACCATGGTCTGGAAGTTCAGCAGCGCTTCGAGCCTGCCCTGCGAGATCTCCGGCTGGTACGGCGTGTACGCGGTGTACCAGGCCGGGCTCTCCAGCACGTTCCGGCGGATCACCGACGGGGTCACCGTGTCCGCGTAGCCGAGGCCGATCATCTGCGTCATCGGGCGGTTACGGGCGGCGAGCGCGCGCAGCTCGGCGGTGGCTTCCACTTCGGACGCGGCGGGCGGCAGGTCGAGCTCGCGGTGCGCGCGGATGGCCGTCGGCACCGCCGCGTCGACCAGCGCGTCGAGGCTGCCGTACCCGACCTCGGCCAGCATCTTGGCCTGCTCGGCCTCGGCGGGTCCGATGTGCCGGGAAGCAAAAGGACTACTGCTCATGTGGGAGCTCCTCGGTCGGTGCGCACACGGGGCGACCCGTCCGCGCTGGGAACTCCCCCTCTGTCATGGCACCTGAGAGTTTCACCCTCGCCGGAGCGGGGGCTTTCACCTTGGGTGAGGCGCGCGTGCGCCTGCTTTCCAGAGTGGCCTGGCCTGAAGCGGTAGTTGTACCTGAGAGATTGGTGGGGAGTTTGCTCCTTCGGTGCCCCGTCCGCCAAGGCGGCGGGGGCTCTCCCGCTCCGGCTCGTTCAGCCCGATCTGCAGTTGTTTATCGTGCATACCGTACGTGCTGGCCTCGGGCCTCGTCCAGCCGAGGCGGTTCACCTCACGCGCGGCCCCGTGCCAGGTCGATGAGCCTGTCCAGCACCCTGCCGCCGTCGGCGCGCATCGCGTTGTGCTCGTACTCGTTCGTCAGCCACGGGCGGAGGCCGCGGACCAGCGAAACGGTCTCCATCGAGTACTCGGCCTCGACGTAGGCGTCCTCGGCGAAGATCGCCGCGGCGGCGGGCACCTCGTTCTCGGCGAGCCGCTCGGCGTCGTACAGCTTCGGCCACTCGTACTCGGCGAGGATCTCGGCCGCCTCCCGCCACGGCGCCAGCTCGCCGTACTCGGTGAACATCCACGGGTAGACGTGCTCGCCGGTGAACCCCTCCGGCGGCAGGTCGGGCCGCGTGCGCTCGGCCGACCAGCGCGTCGCCACCCCGTCGGCGTAGCTCGACTCGTGCACGACCGCGTACAGCGGGTTGCGGCGGAACGGGTCGGCCGCTTCGACGTCGTGGAGGAACGCGCGCGAGCCCTTCGGCAGCTCGATCAGGTAGTGCAGGCGCTCGGCGCCGTCGCTCATCCCGAGCGCGTGGCCGAGCTGCTGGAAGCGGCGCGGGGTCAGGCGGTCGCCGGAGGGCAGGCGGACGTCCTCGTTCTCCAGCCACTAGTGGATTTCGAGCACGCGGTCGCGATCCGCGGGGTAGCGCTCGTAGTAGCGGCGCGTGCGCTCGACGACCCGCTCGTAGGTCTTGCGGTAGATGTCGTCGACGTCGCGGCCGACCGGCGGCACTCCCCCGGTGAAGAACGCCTCCCGCAGCCCTTCGGGAGCCAGCGAAAGGTAGCTCAGCGTGCAGAACCCGCCGAAGGACTGCCCGGTCACGCTCCACTTGTCGCCGCCGAGCGCCTCGCGGACCAGTTCGGCGTCCCGCACGATCGAGTCCGCGCGGAAGTGCTTGAGGTAGTCGGCCTGCTGCTGGGGTGTCTCCCCCACCGGGTCGCCCACCGGCGTCGACCGGCCGGTGCCGCGCTGGTCGAGCATGAGCACGCGGTAGTCCTTGAGCGCCCGTTCGAGCCACGCCGGGCCGGACGGGTGCCGCGTCGGCCGCGGCGCCTCGTGGCCGGGGCCGCCCTGCAGGTACACCAGGAACGGTTTGTCCGTGCCGTCCGGATCCGCGACCTCGCGCGCGAACACGGTGATCAGCTCGCCGCCGGGATCGGCGTGGTCGAGCGGGACCGTGACCTCGTGCTCGGTCAGGGCGAGGCCGTGGGTGCGGACGCGGGTGCTGACGATGTTCGTGGCGGGCATGCGCCCGATCATGTCAGCGCCGGGTCGCCGGGGTCACCCGACTTCAGTCGTTATCAGGATTTCATCGGTCCTCTCTAAGGTGCGCGCATGACGCGAAGGACAGCTCTGTGGATCTCCGGTGCCGCGCTGGTCGTCACCGCGGCCGTGACCGGTGGCACGCTCGCCGCCGCGGCACCGGCCGAAGGCACGATCGTCAACGCCGGCGCGGACGACGTGGTGGCCGGGCGGTACATCGTCACGCTCAAAGACAACACCGCTGGCGCCACCGATGTCATTGACCGGGTCGCCGCCGCCTACGACGCGAACGTCGAAAGGCGTTACCAGGCAACGATTCGCGGGTTCTCCGCGCGGATGGACCCGACGCGGGCGAAGCGCATGGCCGCCGATCCGGACGTGGCCTCGATCGAAACCGTGCGCTCGATGCGGACCGACGCGGCTACTCCCAGCACGCCTTCGGCGGTGCCCAGCTGGGGCCTCGACCGCATCAACCAGCGCGACCTCCCGCTCGACGGCGACGCCACCCGGCAGGCCGACGGCGGCGCGGGCGTCACCGCGTACGTGCTGGACACCGGTGTGCGGCTGACCCACGACGAGTTCGAAGGCCGCGCGACGTCGGGCTGGGACTTCGTCGACAACGACCCCGACGCGAGCGACGCCTGCGGGCACGGCACCCATGTCGCGGGCACGGTGGCGGGCAAGACCTTCGGCGTGGCGCCCAAGGCGAAGATCGTCGCGGTGCGCGTGCAGCCCTGCGGCACCACCGTGACGCCGAGCGACTCCGTGCTGGCCGGTGTGGACTGGGTGACGGCCAACGCGAAGCACCCCGCCGTGGCGAACATGAGCCTCGGGTACCCGGGCAGCTCCCCCGCGCTGGAGAACGCCGTCCGCCGCTCGATCGCCTCCGGCATCACCTACACGATCGCCGCGGGCAACTTCTTCGTCCCGGCGTGCACATTCACCCCGGCCAACGTCCGCGAGGCGATCGTGGTCGCCAACTCCAACCAGAAGGACGACCGCGCCGCGGAAAGCCACTGGGGCGACTGCGTCGACCTGTTCGCGCCGGGCACCGACATCGTTTCGTCGACCTTCGCCGACGACCACAGCAGCGGCGCGATGAGCGGCACCTCGATGTCCTCGCCGCACGTGGCGGGCGCCGCGGCGGTGTACCTTTCGCGCCACCCCGGCGCTTCGCCGGAGGAGGTGCAGCGGGCCCTGACGGAGAACGCGACGCGCGACAAGATCGGCTACGCGATGCCCGGCACCCCGAACCTGTTGCTGTACACGGGCCCCTGAGGGTTTTGCCCCGAAGAGGCTTGCCGTGCCCCGAAAGCCACTTCGGGGCACGGCAAGCCTCGATGATTGCGTGAGATGTGTGGCGGGGAGGGTGCCGTGGTCCCCGAAGGCCACTTCGGGGAATCTAGCGTCACTTTCTCGGCCCTCGCAGGTGCGCGGGCCGGGCCGTGCATGCCCCGAAGGTGGCCTTCAGGGCGCTAGACGACACAAATCCACCCCCCGCACGCACGACCCCCGCGGCCCGTATGCCCTGAAGGTGACCTTCGGGGCGGTAGATGCCCCGAAAGCCACCTTCGGGGCATGCGGCGTCTACAAAGGAGTGACGTAGGCGCTGGAGATGCCGCCGTCGACCAGGAACTGCGACGCGGTGATGAACGAAGCGTCATCGCTGGCCAGGAAGGCGACCGCGGCGGCGATTTCCTCCGGTTCGGCGAACCGTCCAACCGGGACGTGCACCAGCCGGCGGGCCGCCCGTTCCGGGTCCTTCGCGAACAGTTCCTTCAGCAGCGGCGTGTTCACCGGGCCGGGGCACAGCGCGTTGACGCGGATGTTCTCGCGCGCGAATTCCACGCCGAGTTCCCGTGTCATCGCCAGCACCCCGCCTTTCGAGGCGCTGTAAGAGATCTGCGAGGTCGCCGCGCCCATCACGGCCACGAAAGACGCCGTGTTCACAATGGACCCTTTGCCCTGGCGGCGCATGTGCGGCAGCGCGTACTTGCAGCACAGGTACACCGAGGTCAGGTTCACCTGCTGCACGCGCTGCCACGCGTCGATACCGGTTTCCAGGATCGAGCCGTCGTCGGCGGGTGAGATGCCCGCGTTGTTGAATGCCACGTCCACGCTGCCGAACTTGTCCACCGTGCGCTGGAACAGGCCTTCGACCTCGGCCTCGTTCGTCACGTCGGTGTGCTCGTAGGCGCCGCCGACCTCGTCGGCCGCCGCCTTGCCCGCGGCGTCGTCGACGTCGGCGATGACGATCTTCGCGCCCTCGCTCGCGAGCCTGTGCGCCGTGGCGAGACCGATACCGCTCGCGCCGCCGGTGATCACCGCGACGCGGTTTTCGAACCGCTGCATGCTCATTCCTCCGTGCTGATGAAGACGTTCTTGGTTTCGGTGAAGGCGTCGACGGCGTCGGGGCCGAGTTCGCGGCCGAGCCCGGACTGCTTGAATCCGCCGAACGGGGTCCAGTAGCGGACCGAGGAGTGCGAGTTGACCGACAGGTTGCCCGCTTCGACGCCGCGGGACACGCGCAGCGCGCGCCCGACGTCGCGGGTCCAGATCGACCCGGACAGCCCGTACTCGGTGTGGTTGGCCATCGCGATCGCGTCGGCCTCGTCCTCGAATCCGACGACCGCGACGACCGGGCCGAAGATCTCGTCGGCCGCCAAGGGATCGGTGAGGTCCGGCGGGGTGACCACGGTCGGCGGGAACCAGAAACCCGGCCCGTCCGGCGCGCTGCCCCGGAACGCGATCGGCGCGCCGTCGGGCAGGTAGGAGGCGACCTTTTCCTTGTGCCGCGCGGAAATCAGCGGGCCCATCTCGGTGCTTTCCACGGCGGGGTCGCCCACCACGACGCCCGAGACCGCGGGTTCGAGCAGCGCCATGAACTTCTCGTGGACGCTGCGCTGCACCAAAATCAGCGAGCGCGCGCAGCAGTCCTGGCCCGCGTTGTCGAACACGCCGTAGGGCGCGGTCGCGGCTGCCTTGTCCAAATCGGAATCGGCGAACACGATGTTCGCGTTCTTCCCGCCGAGTTCGAGCGTCACGCGCTTCACCTGCTCCGCGCAGCCAGCCATGATCCGCCTGCCGACCTCGGTGGACCCGGTGAACACCACCTTCCGCACGCGCGGGTGGGTCACGAACCGCTCCCCCACCACCGATCCCTTGCCGGGCAGCACCTGGAACACGTCCTCGGGGATCCCGGCTTCGCGCGCCAGCTCGCCGAGCCGGATCGCGGTCAGCGGGGTCAGCTCGGCGGGTTTGAGCACGACGGTGTTGCCCGCCGCGAGCGCGGGCGCGAAACCCCAGCCCGCGATCGGCATCGGGAAGTTCCACGGCACGATCACGCCGACCACGCCGAGCGGCTCGTGGAACGTGACGTTCAGCCCGCCCGGCACCGGGATCTGCTTGCCGTTGAGCCGTTCCGGCGCGGCCGAGTAGTAGGTGAGCACGTCTCGGACGTTGCCCGCCTCCCAGCGCGCGTTGCCGATCGTGTGCCCGGAGTTGGCCACTTCGAGGCGCGCCAGGTTTTCGAGATCGGCGTCCACCGCGTCGGCGAACCGCCGCAGCAGGCGCGCCCTGTCCCCGGGGGCCACCGCGCGCCACGCGGGGAAGGCGGCGTGCGCTCTCGCGATCGCAGCGTCCGTCTCCTCGGCGGAGGTCCCCTCGACCCCGGTCACCACCGCTTCGGTGGCGGGGTTGATGACGTCGAACATGCTCAAGCGCCCTTCTCTCGTCGCTCCTTCGCCGCCGCGACGAGCGCGGCGAAGAGGCGGACGTCGTCGATGTCCTGTTCCGGGTGCCACTGCACCCCGAGCGCGAAACCGGGACCGGGCAGCTCGACGGCCTCGACCGTGCCGTCGGATGCCCAGCCCACCGCGCGCAGGCCGTCCCCGAGCGCGGCGACGGCCTGGTGGTGATAGCAGCGCCCCTTCGTCTCCCCGCCGAGGATCGACGCCGCGAGGCTGCCTTCGGCGAGGGTGACCGTGGTGGTGCCGAACGTCGCGCGCGCGGGCTGGTGCGCGAGATCCCCGGTGGTCTCGGGCAGGTGCTGGGTCAGCGTCCCGCCGAGCGCGACGTTGAGCACCTCCATCCCGCGGCAGACGCCCAGCACCGGCACCCCGGTGGCCAGCGCGCGGTCGAGCAGCCCGAATTCGAAGGAGTCCCGGTCCGGCCTGGTGTAGGTGGTTTCGTGCGGTTCCTCGCCGTACCGCGCCGGTTCCACGTCCGCGCCGCCGACCAGCACCAGACCGTCCACAACGGACAGCAGCCGGTCCGGCGCGTCGACGACCGGCGGCAGCAGCACCGGGATCCCGCCCGCGCGCACCACCCCGTCGAGGTAGACGCGGTGCAGCAGCGCGGCTTCGGTCTCCCACACCGCGAACGAACTGGGTTCGAGGTACGTGGTCAGGCCGATGACCGGGTCAGAGCCGTTCGAAGCCACGGATCCGCTCCCAATCGGTGACGGCGGCGTCGAAGGCGGCCAGCTCGATCCGCGCCGCGTTGAGGTAGTGGGCCACCACGTCCTCGCCGAACGCCGCGCGCGCGAGTTCGCTGCCTTCCAGCAGCGCGGCGGCTTCCCGCAGGGTCGTCGGCACGGTGGGTTTGCCGGACTCGTAAGCGTTTCCGGTCAGTTCCGGCTCCAGCGGCAGCTTCCGCTCGATGCCGTGCAGCCCGGCCGCGATCAGCGCGGCGACCGCGAGGTAGGGGTTCACGTCGCCGCCCGGCACCCGGTTCTCCACCCGCAGCGACGGCCCGTGACCCACCACGCGCAGCGCGCACGTGCGGTTGTCGGTGCCCCACGCGACCGCGGTCGGCGCGAAGCTGCCCGGCACGAAACGCTTGTAGGAGTTGATGTTCGGCGCCAGGAAGTAGGTGAACTCCCGCAGGCAGGCGAGCTGGCCCGCGATGAAGTGCTCCATCAGTTCCGAGAACCCGCCCTGCCGGTCACCGGCGAGCACCGCCTCGCCCTCGGTGGAGCGCAGGCTGACGTGGATGTGGCAGGAGTTCCCCTCGCGCTCGTCGTACTTCGCCATGAAGGTGAGGCTCTTGCCCTCCTGCGCGGCGATCTCCTTCGCCCCTGTCTTGTAGATCCCGTGGTTGTCGCAGGTGGCCAGCGCGCCGGTGTAGCGGAACGCGATCTCCTGCTGGCCGAGGTTGCATTCGCCCTTCGCGGACTCGACGTACATCCCGGCGCCGGTCATCGCGTTGCGGATGCGGCGGAGCAACCGCTCCACGCGCCCGGTGCCGAGCAGCGAATAGTCCACATTGTACTGGTTGGACCCGCTCAGGCCGTGGTAACCGCGCCGCCACGCGTCCTCGTAGCTGTCGTCGAAGAGAATGAACTCCAGCTCGGTGCCGACGAACGCGGCGAGGCCCCGCTCGGCGAGCCGGTCGAGCTGGCGGCGCAGGATCTGCCTCGGCGACGCGCTCACCTCGCCGCCTTCGACCCATTCGACGTCGCACAGCACCAGCGCGGTGCCCTCGTGCCACGGCACGTGCCGCAGGGTGGACAGATCGGGCCGCAGCACGAAGTCCCCGTAGCCGCGCTCCCACGACGACATCGCGAACCCGTCGACGGTGTTCATGTCCACGTCGACCGCGAGCAGGTAGTTGCACGCCTCGGTGGCGTGCGGGACGACCTCGTTGAGGAAGTATTCAGCCGCGCACCGCTTGCCCTGGAGCCTGCCCTGCATGTCCGTCATGGCGACCAGGACGGTGTCGATCGCGCCCGCCGCGACCAGCTCGCGCAGCCGGTCGAGGGTGAGCATGCCGGTGTTGCCTGCCATCGCGGCCCTTTCCTGGAGCTACCCGGAGTCTTAAGGATCAAAGCAGACCCATTGAAGCGAGGTCAACCGGACCCGCGGGATCGGGTTATCGTCACGAGGTGACTTCCGGCGACACGGTCGACGTCTGGATGCAACAGCCCACCGAGCGCTTCCTCGCGCAGCCGTGGCTGGAAAGCCTGCTGCGCTGGACCTCGATGTCCCGTGCGGTGCCGAGGGTCGAGGACACCCTCGCCGCGATGGACGAAGCGGAGGTCGGTGTCGGGCTGCTGTCGGCTTGGCACGGTCCCCAGGGTTCGCTGATCTCGAACGAGGAGGTCGCCGCGCTTGTCGAGCGGTTCCCCGGCCGGTTCGCGGGCGTGGTCTCCGTCGACCTCGCCGACCCGGTCGCCGCCGTCAAGGAGATCCGCTGGTACGTCCGCGAGCTGGGGTTCGTCGCGGTGCGGGTGGTGCCGTGGCTGTGGAACCTGCCGCCGAACGACCGCCGCTACTACCCGCTCTACGTCGCGTGCGTCGAGGAGGACGTGCCGTTCTGCACGCAGATCGGGCACACCGGGCCGCTGTGCCCGTCCGAGCCGGGCCGCCCCATCCCCTACCTCGACGAGGTGCTGCTCGACTTCCCCGAGCTGGTCGTGATCGGCGGCCACGTCGGCTACCCGTGGATGGCGGAAGTCCTTTCGCTGGCGAGGAAGTACCCGAACTTCCACATCGACACCTCGGCCTACGCGGTGCACCGGTTGCCGCCGGAGCTGGTCGAGTTCATGCGTGGCCGCGGGCGGTCCCGCGTGCTCTTCGGCAGCAATTACCCGATGGTGACGCCGAGCCGCTGCCTCGAACACCTCCCCGAACTCGGGCTCGACGTGGAGGCGACCGAACTGTTCCTCGGCGGCAACGCGCGACGCGTCTTCGATCTGCGGATGTGAGCTTCCGGTCGGCGCGGCACGGCGCGCGTTCACCGACGGACCATTCCCTCCGCTGACCGGGCGTGCTTTTCTGGACATTCCTCGTGCGAGGGGAGCACGCGATGACCATGAGCACGAACAAGCAGACGCTGGTCACCTTCGGGGTCGGCGCGGTGGTGCTGTGCTTCCTGATCGCGCCGACGCTGGGATACGGCCTGCTGATCGGCGCGGTGTGGGCACTCGTCGCGTTCTGCCGCCGCCAGGTGAAGCGCGCGCGGAGCGAGCTGGCGCCGGACCGGCTGCGAGACAACCCAGGGCTGCGCTACCACCTGTGCGCCTACGGCGTGCTCTACCTGATCCCGATCACCACCGCGGCCTCCCTGTACTGGCTGCTTTCGGTGGTCGTCGAACTGTTCGGCGGCGCGGCGGACATCGGCTGGCTGACCGGCCTGCAGCACTTCTTCGAGACGGTCTCGAAGTTCTTCTCGGACACCCTCAAGCTGAGCGAGTTCGCCGTGTTCGCCGTGCTCATCGGTGTGTACCTGGTGACCTGCCTGCTGCTGGCACGGCGGCGCGGCACCCCCGCGGCCGGGCGCGGGTGGCGGTTCCGGGTCTCTTCGGCGCTGGGCCGGGGCACCGAGTGGTACAGCCGGTACAGCGGCCCCGCCGCGGCCGGGCTGGCGGCCCTCGCGTCGTTCACGCTGTTCGGCATGCAGGCAGGCGCGCCGACCACGAACCTGCACCTGCGGCTCAAGATCGCGCAGGAGGGCTACGCCGAAGTCACCAAGGCGGTGGAGGCGGACCTCTCCCAACGCGTCGCGAACGACCTCTACGGCAAGGTCCGCTCCGCGTTCCCCGTGCCGTACCTGCAAACGCTGGGCAAGCAGGCGGATCTGGGCAGCGCGGTCGACCGCGTCCGGGAGCGGGCCGCCACCGCGAAATCCGTGCACGGCATCAGCGAGCCGTCGGTCGACAAGACCGTCGCGGAGGAGACCGCGAAGAGCCAGCGCGCCACCGACCTGGTCGCAGACCTGCGCGTGGACACCACCGGGCGCACGGACACGCCGGACGCCACGCAGGAGCAGGTCGACGCCGCCAGGAAGGCAGTGTCCGAGCGGCCGCCCCGGCCGGGGATCGATCTCGTCGCCGACAGCAGGAAGAAAGTCACGCTGCAGGTGGAAAAGGTGACCAGCGAACGGATACTGGCCGCCACGAAACCGCTGACCGAGGCCGTCCCGATCGTGGAGCCGCTGCTGCAGGCGTTCGCCGAAGCGGCCGACAAGACCTTGCAGGACAAGGTCGCCAAGGCCTACGACCGGCTGCTCGCGGTCGTGCTCAGGAACCCGGGCGACCTCGACGCGGCCGCCGACC is part of the Amycolatopsis sp. CA-230715 genome and encodes:
- a CDS encoding S8 family peptidase, whose protein sequence is MTRRTALWISGAALVVTAAVTGGTLAAAAPAEGTIVNAGADDVVAGRYIVTLKDNTAGATDVIDRVAAAYDANVERRYQATIRGFSARMDPTRAKRMAADPDVASIETVRSMRTDAATPSTPSAVPSWGLDRINQRDLPLDGDATRQADGGAGVTAYVLDTGVRLTHDEFEGRATSGWDFVDNDPDASDACGHGTHVAGTVAGKTFGVAPKAKIVAVRVQPCGTTVTPSDSVLAGVDWVTANAKHPAVANMSLGYPGSSPALENAVRRSIASGITYTIAAGNFFVPACTFTPANVREAIVVANSNQKDDRAAESHWGDCVDLFAPGTDIVSSTFADDHSSGAMSGTSMSSPHVAGAAAVYLSRHPGASPEEVQRALTENATRDKIGYAMPGTPNLLLYTGP
- a CDS encoding 3-oxoacyl-ACP reductase; the encoded protein is MQRFENRVAVITGGASGIGLATAHRLASEGAKIVIADVDDAAGKAAADEVGGAYEHTDVTNEAEVEGLFQRTVDKFGSVDVAFNNAGISPADDGSILETGIDAWQRVQQVNLTSVYLCCKYALPHMRRQGKGSIVNTASFVAVMGAATSQISYSASKGGVLAMTRELGVEFARENIRVNALCPGPVNTPLLKELFAKDPERAARRLVHVPVGRFAEPEEIAAAVAFLASDDASFITASQFLVDGGISSAYVTPL
- the gcvP gene encoding aminomethyl-transferring glycine dehydrogenase — its product is MSSSPFASRHIGPAEAEQAKMLAEVGYGSLDALVDAAVPTAIRAHRELDLPPAASEVEATAELRALAARNRPMTQMIGLGYADTVTPSVIRRNVLESPAWYTAYTPYQPEISQGRLEALLNFQTMVADLTGLTTANASLLDEPTAVAEAVLLMRRASKAKSSKVVLDAECLPQTIAVVRTRAEAVGIEVEVRDLLTGLPDEFFGVVVQYPGASGVLRGHGFYQGISELAKAAGALYTVAADLLALTMVTAPGEFGADIAAGVTQRFGVPLGYGGPHAGYLSVRSGLERSLPGRLVGVSVDADGVPAYRLALQTREQHIRREKATSNICTAQVLPAVLAAMYAVYHGPDGLKAIATRVHEHATGLAAALRDGGVEVVHESFFDTVLARVPGKAARVVADARRLGVNLGLADADHVRVACDEVTTVDTLHRVLVAFELEAHAKAEGSALPSSIVRESGYLTHEVFHSHRSETAMLRYLRRLSDQDYALDRGMIPLGSCTMKLNATTEMEPISWPEFAGIHPFAPAEDAEGYHELVEQLAGWLAEVTGYDKVSLQPNAGSQGEFAGLLAISAYHKANGQPERDVCLIPSSAHGTNAASAVLAGMRVVVVACTGDGDVDLDDLKAKVDKHRDTVSAIMVTYPSTHGVYENDISEISRIVHEAGGQVYVDGANLNALLGLAKPGEFGGDVSHLNLHKTFCIPHGGGGPGVGPVAVRAHLAPYLPNHPMLAGAGPETGVGPISGAPYGSASILPISWAYVRMMGARGLTDATKVAVLAANYVASRLGPHYPVLYTGRGGLVAHECILDLRALTKETGVTVDDVAKRLIDYGFHAPTMSFPVAGTLMVEPTESEDVAEIDRFCDAMIAIRHEIDAVAAGEWELAKSPLRGAPHTAQAIAGDWDLPYDRMLAVYPAGVSPKAKYWPPVRRIDGAHGDRNLVCSCPPLNAYEN
- a CDS encoding gamma-glutamyl-gamma-aminobutyrate hydrolase family protein, with the protein product MASNGSDPVIGLTTYLEPSSFAVWETEAALLHRVYLDGVVRAGGIPVLLPPVVDAPDRLLSVVDGLVLVGGADVEPARYGEEPHETTYTRPDRDSFEFGLLDRALATGVPVLGVCRGMEVLNVALGGTLTQHLPETTGDLAHQPARATFGTTTVTLAEGSLAASILGGETKGRCYHHQAVAALGDGLRAVGWASDGTVEAVELPGPGFALGVQWHPEQDIDDVRLFAALVAAAKERREKGA
- a CDS encoding alpha/beta fold hydrolase, producing the protein MPATNIVSTRVRTHGLALTEHEVTVPLDHADPGGELITVFAREVADPDGTDKPFLVYLQGGPGHEAPRPTRHPSGPAWLERALKDYRVLMLDQRGTGRSTPVGDPVGETPQQQADYLKHFRADSIVRDAELVREALGGDKWSVTGQSFGGFCTLSYLSLAPEGLREAFFTGGVPPVGRDVDDIYRKTYERVVERTRRYYERYPADRDRVLEIH
- a CDS encoding aldehyde dehydrogenase family protein, coding for MSMFDVINPATEAVVTGVEGTSAEETDAAIARAHAAFPAWRAVAPGDRARLLRRFADAVDADLENLARLEVANSGHTIGNARWEAGNVRDVLTYYSAAPERLNGKQIPVPGGLNVTFHEPLGVVGVIVPWNFPMPIAGWGFAPALAAGNTVVLKPAELTPLTAIRLGELAREAGIPEDVFQVLPGKGSVVGERFVTHPRVRKVVFTGSTEVGRRIMAGCAEQVKRVTLELGGKNANIVFADSDLDKAAATAPYGVFDNAGQDCCARSLILVQRSVHEKFMALLEPAVSGVVVGDPAVESTEMGPLISARHKEKVASYLPDGAPIAFRGSAPDGPGFWFPPTVVTPPDLTDPLAADEIFGPVVAVVGFEDEADAIAMANHTEYGLSGSIWTRDVGRALRVSRGVEAGNLSVNSHSSVRYWTPFGGFKQSGLGRELGPDAVDAFTETKNVFISTEE